The DNA segment ATATTTATAAAAAAGTACTATTTAAAAAAAGCAAATAAAATTTTCAATGTGTTACAATTTGTATCAAAATGATTCTTTTGATACAAATTTTTTATAGATTAAATACCACTTTCATATATTTCTAATATTTGTTTTTTACTAAACCATTGTAATAATTGTTCTTTTGTATCTAATCCATATATATACCACCCAGTAAATAATTCACCATTTATTCCAATTTCAAATTTTTCTTCAAATTTTCCTTTTCCATAACACTCTAATATTGCATCTATTTTTTTCATTTTTTAATCCTTTTAGTATTTTTTGTTATTGTTTCAACTAAATCAAAATTTTCTTTGATAACTTCACCAATATTCAAACTATCCATTTTAATTTTTAGTTTGTTTACAAGTTTTGCAATGATTCTTCCAATGTTTGCAATTTTTGAAATAATTGATTGTTTAACTCTTTGTTGTTCTCCACAGTATTCTCCAAGTTTAACTCGTAGATTTTCTGCGTCTGCTGTAACTTGTTTATAAACTCCATCTCTTGTTTTTCCAGCTTTTCTATAAGCTCTATATTTAGCTTCTCGCTCTTTTGTAATTCCTGATTTAGTTGTTGCTCTAGTACTGTCATTTTTTACTCCTTTATCTTTATAAATATTGTTGATTTGTCTTGGCTTTGTATTACTTCCTTCATTGGTACTTTGATGTACTTTTGATTCTGCTCCACATACTGTAAATCTAAAGGTACTTGCCAAGTTTGTAAATTTTGCATTTGATTTTGAATTAGGAAATAAAATATCATTGTTATAATCAAAATTATTAGATTCGTTACTCCCATTATTATCAACTGGTATTTGTTTTTTCGATTCAACTCTTCTTGGATATTTTGATTGAATATATTCAGCTTTTCTCTCAGTATATTCATTAAGCTTGTTTGTATAGAATCTAATTTCTCTTTGTGTGTCTCTTCTATTGTATTCATCAATTCTTGATTTTGTGTTTTCGCAGATTCTTTCAAATTCTGCAAGGCTTGTAAATTGTTCACTATAAATTCCTCCTTTATATCTTCTAGCTTTTTTTGAATCTGGTAGTTTCAAACTAATGTAATCACTTCCAACTCTATTCACAAAAATTCCATTTTCATTTAATAGCTCAATCATTTGGTCTCTATTTTGTATTTGCCCATTTTTTACAAGCTCATGAAGCATCTCATCCAGCTTTTCATAGTCTTTTTGAAGTGATATTTTTTTACTTGCACCTTGAAGTGTTCTTTCTTTTGCAGGGTCTTTTGGGTCAGTAAAACCATGAGTTAGGTTGGTTAGATTTTGCCAAACATCCACACGACTTAAATCCTGTTTATGATAAAAAGGATTTAAAGCTATTTTTCTTGTTAGTTCGATTTTTGGAATTACAAAGTTTAACTCTAGTCTTCCCTTATCAGTATGCTCCACCCAAAGGATATTGTATTGGTCTGATTCAAGAGATGGTAATAGATATTTTTCAAAATCTCCCATAAGCTTGTATTTTAAATCTTCATCTATATTTTGCTCTTCAAAGCTAAGACACCCAACACACACTTTATGCTTGAAAGAAATAGAATTTATGATATTTCTTGTTAGTTGTTCATCACCAATTAAAACTCTTGCTGTTCCATCTTTTTCTCTGTGATTTAAAAGATAATCAAGAGCTTTTACACTTCCACCTTTTTTATTTGAAAAAAACTTAACTACCATTTTACATCTCTTGTTTATATTGCAATTTTTGCAACTGTTTTTCAATTTCAACAAGCTGTGTAAGCACTGGTATCTTATGCTTATTATCCATAGTATGCATAGATTTTGCAATTTGGTTTAGGTTATTACCAATACGATTAAGCTCAAAAATCAAATCCATTTGTATTGGAATAGTAATCTTATGATTGATAATTGCATTCTTTGCAAAATTGGTGAAATTAACACCTAAGGTGGTTAATTGAGATTCAATTTGTGCATATTCATCAGTAGAAAATCGAAGAGTTTTTCTGATAAATCTTGAGTCATATTTTTGGTCTTTGTTTTGCATTTTTGCTTCCTTTTTATTAAAAAGTAAGTCATTGGGTTTTAGGGAGAGAATCATCCCTAA comes from the Aliarcobacter cibarius genome and includes:
- a CDS encoding relaxase family protein; translation: MVVKFFSNKKGGSVKALDYLLNHREKDGTARVLIGDEQLTRNIINSISFKHKVCVGCLSFEEQNIDEDLKYKLMGDFEKYLLPSLESDQYNILWVEHTDKGRLELNFVIPKIELTRKIALNPFYHKQDLSRVDVWQNLTNLTHGFTDPKDPAKERTLQGASKKISLQKDYEKLDEMLHELVKNGQIQNRDQMIELLNENGIFVNRVGSDYISLKLPDSKKARRYKGGIYSEQFTSLAEFERICENTKSRIDEYNRRDTQREIRFYTNKLNEYTERKAEYIQSKYPRRVESKKQIPVDNNGSNESNNFDYNNDILFPNSKSNAKFTNLASTFRFTVCGAESKVHQSTNEGSNTKPRQINNIYKDKGVKNDSTRATTKSGITKEREAKYRAYRKAGKTRDGVYKQVTADAENLRVKLGEYCGEQQRVKQSIISKIANIGRIIAKLVNKLKIKMDSLNIGEVIKENFDLVETITKNTKRIKK
- a CDS encoding MobC family plasmid mobilization relaxosome protein, whose amino-acid sequence is MSAETENETSLGMILSLKPNDLLFNKKEAKMQNKDQKYDSRFIRKTLRFSTDEYAQIESQLTTLGVNFTNFAKNAIINHKITIPIQMDLIFELNRIGNNLNQIAKSMHTMDNKHKIPVLTQLVEIEKQLQKLQYKQEM